Proteins found in one Bacteroidota bacterium genomic segment:
- a CDS encoding alpha-amylase family glycosyl hydrolase: MAINQNDIIYFLLTDRFYGLADKSRTDIDRSDPRAWHGGNLDGIIEKIPYLLKLGITAVWITPVYLQVPSLTDANGKLSATAYHGYWPLDFNAVDPHLYIDNGRFPEGSKLYVKELADALHLNGIKLILDMVVNHTGYGHPALTNDPSNPTPIRNDWYNQRGLSSNVDEIQGELAALPDMDLDKPDVCDYHIETILSWIRSTGIDGIRMDTVKHVERVFWNFFKTQVKGMFPDVTLIGEVLVFDADAISQYQQHFAFDSLFDFPMQEAMNNAFIYNGSLKAFVSPFDGGTGILEKDNHYTNHNKLATLLDNHDLSARYMSLAMQQCGNNKTAAAKLLKLALTFMFTIRGIPQIYYGTETAAEGFADPDNRRDFNWNLFDSEYNVKPGFAVEKDIFDLSCALTRMRKSNPVFYCGNFVCLYVDDFVLAFLRYVDDGAAITIIHNGNLPMPENLSIDAASNGMIPARVLKYLEGKHSVCPYTGDSIEIRNGGFAVKMKEKSAAVYIFN; this comes from the coding sequence ATGGCCATCAATCAAAATGATATCATTTATTTTTTGCTGACCGACCGCTTTTATGGTCTGGCCGATAAAAGCCGCACGGATATTGACCGTTCCGATCCACGGGCGTGGCACGGTGGCAATCTCGACGGTATCATCGAAAAGATTCCATACCTCCTTAAGTTGGGCATCACTGCCGTATGGATAACACCTGTTTACCTGCAGGTGCCTTCGCTTACCGATGCCAATGGAAAATTAAGTGCCACAGCTTACCACGGCTACTGGCCGCTCGATTTCAATGCCGTTGATCCGCATCTGTATATTGATAATGGCCGTTTCCCGGAAGGTTCAAAACTCTATGTGAAAGAACTTGCCGATGCGCTGCACCTGAATGGTATCAAACTTATTCTTGATATGGTGGTGAATCATACCGGATACGGGCATCCCGCGCTTACCAATGATCCGTCGAATCCGACACCCATACGCAACGACTGGTACAACCAGCGTGGGTTGAGTTCTAACGTTGATGAAATACAAGGCGAGTTAGCAGCGCTGCCCGATATGGATCTTGATAAACCTGATGTGTGCGATTATCATATCGAAACAATTTTGTCATGGATTCGCAGCACCGGAATTGACGGTATTCGTATGGATACCGTAAAGCATGTTGAACGCGTGTTCTGGAACTTTTTTAAAACACAGGTCAAAGGAATGTTTCCCGATGTTACCCTGATAGGCGAAGTTCTTGTGTTTGATGCTGACGCCATTTCACAGTATCAGCAGCATTTTGCGTTCGACAGCCTGTTCGACTTCCCAATGCAGGAAGCCATGAACAATGCGTTTATTTACAATGGCTCGCTCAAAGCGTTTGTATCGCCTTTTGATGGCGGTACAGGCATTCTTGAAAAAGATAATCATTACACCAACCATAACAAACTCGCTACACTGCTTGATAATCACGACCTCTCAGCACGATATATGTCGCTGGCTATGCAGCAGTGCGGTAATAATAAAACGGCTGCCGCAAAGCTGTTAAAACTTGCACTCACATTCATGTTCACTATACGCGGCATACCCCAGATTTATTATGGTACCGAAACAGCAGCTGAAGGCTTCGCAGATCCCGATAACCGTCGCGATTTTAACTGGAATTTATTTGATTCGGAATACAATGTAAAGCCGGGGTTTGCAGTGGAGAAAGATATTTTTGATCTTAGCTGTGCGCTTACGCGGATGCGGAAAAGCAATCCGGTATTCTATTGCGGCAATTTTGTGTGCCTGTATGTCGATGATTTTGTTCTGGCCTTTCTGCGCTATGTAGATGATGGCGCGGCAATTACAATAATACACAACGGAAACCTGCCCATGCCCGAGAACCTGAGTATTGACGCGGCTTCTAATGGAATGATACCTGCACGGGTTTTGAAATATCTTGAAGGAAAACATTCGGTATGCCCATATACAGGCGATTCAATAGAAATACGCAACGGAGGCTTTGCTGTCAAGATGAAAGAAAAAAGTGCTGCCGTCTATATTTTTAATTGA